The Sparus aurata unplaced genomic scaffold, fSpaAur1.1, whole genome shotgun sequence genome includes a window with the following:
- the LOC115578126 gene encoding uncharacterized protein LOC115578126 isoform X1: MRSRKVHPEKEALHFIAAGKDKVIFDKRIINKEKGYGVIATNNIEPGEFLLEYVGRHITGSEGEALFKEYTDVDAAFLYFYSFQGQAFCVDGSKETARLGRFINDDHIKPNCEIKMILDEQESPHLCVFAIAKINTGEELVYDYGDPNCPWRHNTTASLCDGHADKRESRWKTSFENLDSMPGVMKIDEVNFNTKMKIANGRNAAEIFPGLLQERPVAVKRVPKHISKKELEMAYFLCSKNLQVEHLLQPISVLEDGYFAYFVSPLCEYSLGELIENKNLPERQSLTKQRRQEICQEFLLGLEELHSKGILHRDLKPENILFDINNKLYITDCGASEKKDLAQTTWPSYEDVGGPQYKYRKESDIQVAGCLVHYILTDGQHPYQTRTPYSSDPLGLAQNVKTGNFTLHCEEKWMSLKDIITRMLKSSFKERPTIEECLQVFTCFTQQSGYCGATTNSSSVNINEDRTHAAYCSTQTLDDMDILESIVSDQPEIGHLMDSSSSGQFSVCALTTERVTRSLEMSDEEEQEQQAEEKTSSNTEEELSITEQQFSLYMEMTDEEHEQQGEEEIAEKEVIRGRPPSKTPMPMDQNTHDLQRNSIQVKTSSNSRHQRIYDKKNYCLYCQRPYAKITRHLKQKHQDKPEVAKALAHRQGPAMRNLLLSKIRNLGNYNHNCSVVKSGKGQIVPKRQATCQSTATDYLPCKFCFAMYVRTDLWRHLKRCKLQVKEDGPKNRRLQTSCSLMLPMDASISSGFKKVLEQMAYDTVTQVVKSDTLILLLGERMFAENGENVRQWSDIRNKMRELARLLVAAREIDRDIVFLKDLISPAKFNTVLEAVKKMTGFDDVTHQFSVPSTALKMRYSLVTVTSILQGQALHQQDNDLQTRAEQFQKLIELEWLKNVSSNATKTLEQKKWNKPQTLPLSKDIMRLQAHLNKQEELHKNNLIHHPTKTAWGELAQVTLTQLILFNRRCAGEVSRMEVKTYLQRNKGSMQDVIPDSLSQVERVTRVEIRGNRGRKVPVLFPNNVKTSVELLIKNREAVGISPSNPYIFARLNYGSCENIRGTDTMRRYAKECGARHPENISSTKLRKHVATVSQNLNLETLQTAKVSRLLALQSGLGEFKGKSRGDIIPNISSEEEDSDTDAEDVLPVQKATSSRKGNPAHGGFEDRAATSRKSRGEVKKSPSSQSRKSRRQWSKMERELAEHYFKGSLKEMKTPGKEECQRFLKEHPTLRDNGRDWKAVKYFVHNKITAIKRKLCQQY, translated from the exons ATGAGGTCCAGAAAGGTTCATCCTGAAAAGGAAGCCTTGCACTTCATTGCTGCTGGGAAAGATAAAGTCATATTTGACAAAAGGATCATCAACAAGGAAAAAG GTTATGGAGTGATTGCTACCAACAACATTGAGCCAGGAGAATTCTTGCTCGAGTATGTTGGCAGACACATCACTGGCTCGGAAGGAGAGGCCCTGTTCAAAGAGTACACAGATGTAGATGCAGCATTTCTGTATTTCTACTCTTTCCAGGGACAGGCTTTCTG TGTTGATGGCAGTAAGGAAACAGCCAGACTTGGGCGATTCATAAATGACGATCACATTAAGCCAAATTGCGAAATTAAAATG ATACTGGATGAACAGGAAAGCCCACATCTATGTGTATTTGCAATCGCAAAAATAAACACGGGAGAAGAACTTGTGTATGACTATGGAGACCCTAACTGTCCATGGCgacat AATACCACTGCTTCATTATGTGATGGGCATGCAGACAAGAGG GAATCTCGATGGAAGACTTCATTTGAAAATCTTGACTCCATGCCTGGTGTGATGAAAATTGATGAAGTCAATTTCAACACCAAAATGAAGATTGCAAATGGACGCAATGCTGCTGAAATATTCCCAGGACTCTTGCAGGAACGCCCTGTGGCAGTGAAACGAGTTCCCAAACATATTTCCAAAAAAGAATTGGAGATGGCTTATTTCCTGTGTTCAAAAAATTTACAAGTGGAACATCTGTTGCAACCCATTTCTGTGTTGGAAGATGGTTACTTTGCCTATTttgtctcccctctctgtgaATACAGCCTGGGTGAACTGATTGAAAACAAGAATCTTCCTGAGAGACAAAGCCTTACCAAGCAGCGAAGACAAGAAATCTGCCAGGAGTTTTTGCTGGGGCTTGAGGAACTTCACTCCAAAGGAATTTTGCACAGAGACCTGAAGCctgaaaatattttgtttg ACATCAACAATAAACTGTATATCACAGACTGTGGAGCAAGCGAAAAAAAGGATCTTGCACAGACCACTTGGCCCAGTTATGAGGATGTTGGAGGCCCACAATACAAGTACAGGAAGGAATCAGATATCCAA gTAGCGGGGTGCTTGGTGCATTACATACTGACTGATGGGCAACATCCCTATCAAACCAGAACACCCTACTCCAGTGATCCACTTGGGCTggctcaaaatgtcaaaacaggCAACTTCACTCTTCATTGTGAAGAAAAATGGATGAGCCTAAAGGATATTATTACCAGAATGCTGAAAAGTTCATTTAAAGAACGTCCAACCATTGAGGAATGCCTTCAGGTTTTCACAT GTTTCACCCAACAGTCCGGTTACTGTGGAGCCACAACCAACTCCAGCAGTGTGAATATAAATGAA gACAGGACCCATGCAGCATATTGCTCCACCCAAACCCTAGATGATATGGACATTTTGGAGAGTATTGTCAGTGATCAGCCAGAGATTGGCCACCTGATGGATTCATCCTCTTCTGGAcaattttctgtgtgtgcattg accaCTGAGCGGGTTACCCGTTCCCTGGAAATGTCAGATGAAGAAGAACAGGAACaacaagcagaagaaaaaacatcttcCAACACTGAAGAGGAATTATCT ATCACTGAGCAACAGTTTTCCCTTTACATGGAAATGACAGATGAAGAGCATGAACAACAAGGAGAAGAGGAAATCGCAGAAAAGGAAGTTATTCGAGGAAGACCACCTTCAAAAACCCCAATGCCAATGGATCAAAACACCCATGACCTTCAACGAAATAGTATCCAAGTGAAAACTTCGTCAAACAGTCGACATCAGCGGATCTATGATAAGAAAAATTACTGCCTGTACTGTCAGCGGCCATATGCAAAAATTACAAGACATCTGAAACAGAAGCATCAGGATAAACCTGAAGTGGCAAAGGCACTTGCACACAGACAAGGTCCAGCCATGCGCAATCTTCTTTTGAGCAAAATTAGGAATCTTGGAAACTACAACCACAACTGTTCAGTCGTGAAATCTGGGAAAGGACAAATTGTACCTAAAAGGCAAGCAACCTGTCAATCAACAGCAACAGACTACCTGCCTTGCAAGTTTTGCTTTGCTATGTACGTCAGAACAGACCTCTGGAGACACCTAAAGCGTTGCAAACTACAAGTGAAAGAGGATGGGCCAAAGAACAGAAGACTCCAGACATCCTGCTCCCTGATGTTGCCCATGGATGCTTCAATTTCCAGTGGATTTAAAAAAGTCCTTGAACAGATGGCATACGACACAGTAACCCAAGTGGTGAAATCTGACACTTTGATTCTTTTACTGGGAGAGAGAATGTTTGCCGAAAACGGAGAAAATGTGAGACAATGGTCAGACATCAGAAACAAGATGAGGGAACTTGCAAGACTTCTTGTGGCAGCAAGAGAGATCGACAGAGACATTGTCTTTTTGAAGGACTTAATCAGCCCAGCAAAGTTTAACACAGTACTCGAGGCTGTCAAGAAGATGACTGGGTTTGATGACGTAACACACCAGTTTTCAGTTCCCTCAACTGCACTTAAAATGCGCTATTCCCTCGTGACTGTGACATCGATTTTACAAGGACAGGCTCTGCATCAACAGGATAATGACTTACAGACAAGAGCAGAGCAATTCCAAAAACTGATTGAGCTGGAATGGTTAAAAAATGTCTCATCCAATGCAACAAAAACCCTTGAGCAGAAAAAATGGAACAAACCCCAAACACTGCCTTTATCAAAAGACATTATGAGGCTCCAAGCTCACCTGAACAAGCAAGAAGAGCTCCACAAAAACAATCTGATTCACCATCCAACAAAAACTGCATGGGGTGAGCTAGCTCAGGTTACTCTGACACAGTTGATTCTATTTAATCGTCGTTGTGCAGGAGAAGTTTCAAGGATGGAGGTCAAAACAtacctgcagagaaacaaaggGAGTATGCAAGATGTAATTCCGGACAGCCTGTCACAGGTAGAGAGAGTCACCAGGGTAGAAATACGAGGGAACAGGGGCCGCAAGGTACCTGTGCTGTTCCCAAACAATGTTAAAACGTCAGTCGAACTCCTGATAAAAAATAGGGAAGCAGTTGGGATTTCCCCAAGCAATCCCTACATTTTTGCCCGCCTAAATTATGGATCTTGTGAAAACATTCGTGGAACTGACACAATGAGGCGATATGCAAAAGAATGTGGGGCCAGACATCCAGAAAATATTTCCTCAACGAAATTAAGAAAGCATGTTGCCACAGTTTCACAGAACCTTAATCTTGAAACACTGCAAACAGCTAAAGTGAGCAGACTTCTTGCCCTTCAAAGTGGACTGGGAGAATTTAAAGGAAAGTCCCGGGGAGACATCATTCCAAACATCAGCT ctgaagaggaggacagCGACACAGATGCAGAAGATGTCCTGCCTGTGCAGAAAGCAACCTCAAGTCGAAAAG GAAACCCAGCGCATGGAGGCTTTGAAGACAGGGCTGCTACTTCTAGAAAGTCAAGAGGAGAAGTTAAGAAATCACCATCAAGTCAAAGCA ggAAATCCAGAAGGCAATGGTCAAAGATGGAAAGAGAACTTGCTGAACACTACTTCAAGGGCTCCCTGAAGGAAATGAAGACCCCAGGAAAAGAGGAATGTCAGCGATTCCTAAAAGAACACCCGACTCTAAGAGATAATGGGAGAGACTGGAAGGCAGTGAAATACTTTGTGCACAATAAAATAACAGCTATCAAGCGAAAGTTGTGCCAACAGTATTAA
- the LOC115578126 gene encoding uncharacterized protein LOC115578126 isoform X2, translating to MRSRKVHPEKEALHFIAAGKDKVIFDKRIINKEKGYGVIATNNIEPGEFLLEYVGRHITGSEGEALFKEYTDVDAAFLYFYSFQGQAFCVDGSKETARLGRFINDDHIKPNCEIKMILDEQESPHLCVFAIAKINTGEELVYDYGDPNCPWRHNTTASLCDGHADKRESRWKTSFENLDSMPGVMKIDEVNFNTKMKIANGRNAAEIFPGLLQERPVAVKRVPKHISKKELEMAYFLCSKNLQVEHLLQPISVLEDGYFAYFVSPLCEYSLGELIENKNLPERQSLTKQRRQEICQEFLLGLEELHSKGILHRDLKPENILFDINNKLYITDCGASEKKDLAQTTWPSYEDVGGPQYKYRKESDIQVAGCLVHYILTDGQHPYQTRTPYSSDPLGLAQNVKTGNFTLHCEEKWMSLKDIITRMLKSSFKERPTIEECLQVFTCFTQQSGYCGATTNSSSVNINEDRTHAAYCSTQTLDDMDILESIVSDQPEIGHLMDSSSSGQFSTTERVTRSLEMSDEEEQEQQAEEKTSSNTEEELSITEQQFSLYMEMTDEEHEQQGEEEIAEKEVIRGRPPSKTPMPMDQNTHDLQRNSIQVKTSSNSRHQRIYDKKNYCLYCQRPYAKITRHLKQKHQDKPEVAKALAHRQGPAMRNLLLSKIRNLGNYNHNCSVVKSGKGQIVPKRQATCQSTATDYLPCKFCFAMYVRTDLWRHLKRCKLQVKEDGPKNRRLQTSCSLMLPMDASISSGFKKVLEQMAYDTVTQVVKSDTLILLLGERMFAENGENVRQWSDIRNKMRELARLLVAAREIDRDIVFLKDLISPAKFNTVLEAVKKMTGFDDVTHQFSVPSTALKMRYSLVTVTSILQGQALHQQDNDLQTRAEQFQKLIELEWLKNVSSNATKTLEQKKWNKPQTLPLSKDIMRLQAHLNKQEELHKNNLIHHPTKTAWGELAQVTLTQLILFNRRCAGEVSRMEVKTYLQRNKGSMQDVIPDSLSQVERVTRVEIRGNRGRKVPVLFPNNVKTSVELLIKNREAVGISPSNPYIFARLNYGSCENIRGTDTMRRYAKECGARHPENISSTKLRKHVATVSQNLNLETLQTAKVSRLLALQSGLGEFKGKSRGDIIPNISSEEEDSDTDAEDVLPVQKATSSRKGNPAHGGFEDRAATSRKSRGEVKKSPSSQSRKSRRQWSKMERELAEHYFKGSLKEMKTPGKEECQRFLKEHPTLRDNGRDWKAVKYFVHNKITAIKRKLCQQY from the exons ATGAGGTCCAGAAAGGTTCATCCTGAAAAGGAAGCCTTGCACTTCATTGCTGCTGGGAAAGATAAAGTCATATTTGACAAAAGGATCATCAACAAGGAAAAAG GTTATGGAGTGATTGCTACCAACAACATTGAGCCAGGAGAATTCTTGCTCGAGTATGTTGGCAGACACATCACTGGCTCGGAAGGAGAGGCCCTGTTCAAAGAGTACACAGATGTAGATGCAGCATTTCTGTATTTCTACTCTTTCCAGGGACAGGCTTTCTG TGTTGATGGCAGTAAGGAAACAGCCAGACTTGGGCGATTCATAAATGACGATCACATTAAGCCAAATTGCGAAATTAAAATG ATACTGGATGAACAGGAAAGCCCACATCTATGTGTATTTGCAATCGCAAAAATAAACACGGGAGAAGAACTTGTGTATGACTATGGAGACCCTAACTGTCCATGGCgacat AATACCACTGCTTCATTATGTGATGGGCATGCAGACAAGAGG GAATCTCGATGGAAGACTTCATTTGAAAATCTTGACTCCATGCCTGGTGTGATGAAAATTGATGAAGTCAATTTCAACACCAAAATGAAGATTGCAAATGGACGCAATGCTGCTGAAATATTCCCAGGACTCTTGCAGGAACGCCCTGTGGCAGTGAAACGAGTTCCCAAACATATTTCCAAAAAAGAATTGGAGATGGCTTATTTCCTGTGTTCAAAAAATTTACAAGTGGAACATCTGTTGCAACCCATTTCTGTGTTGGAAGATGGTTACTTTGCCTATTttgtctcccctctctgtgaATACAGCCTGGGTGAACTGATTGAAAACAAGAATCTTCCTGAGAGACAAAGCCTTACCAAGCAGCGAAGACAAGAAATCTGCCAGGAGTTTTTGCTGGGGCTTGAGGAACTTCACTCCAAAGGAATTTTGCACAGAGACCTGAAGCctgaaaatattttgtttg ACATCAACAATAAACTGTATATCACAGACTGTGGAGCAAGCGAAAAAAAGGATCTTGCACAGACCACTTGGCCCAGTTATGAGGATGTTGGAGGCCCACAATACAAGTACAGGAAGGAATCAGATATCCAA gTAGCGGGGTGCTTGGTGCATTACATACTGACTGATGGGCAACATCCCTATCAAACCAGAACACCCTACTCCAGTGATCCACTTGGGCTggctcaaaatgtcaaaacaggCAACTTCACTCTTCATTGTGAAGAAAAATGGATGAGCCTAAAGGATATTATTACCAGAATGCTGAAAAGTTCATTTAAAGAACGTCCAACCATTGAGGAATGCCTTCAGGTTTTCACAT GTTTCACCCAACAGTCCGGTTACTGTGGAGCCACAACCAACTCCAGCAGTGTGAATATAAATGAA gACAGGACCCATGCAGCATATTGCTCCACCCAAACCCTAGATGATATGGACATTTTGGAGAGTATTGTCAGTGATCAGCCAGAGATTGGCCACCTGATGGATTCATCCTCTTCTGGAcaattttct accaCTGAGCGGGTTACCCGTTCCCTGGAAATGTCAGATGAAGAAGAACAGGAACaacaagcagaagaaaaaacatcttcCAACACTGAAGAGGAATTATCT ATCACTGAGCAACAGTTTTCCCTTTACATGGAAATGACAGATGAAGAGCATGAACAACAAGGAGAAGAGGAAATCGCAGAAAAGGAAGTTATTCGAGGAAGACCACCTTCAAAAACCCCAATGCCAATGGATCAAAACACCCATGACCTTCAACGAAATAGTATCCAAGTGAAAACTTCGTCAAACAGTCGACATCAGCGGATCTATGATAAGAAAAATTACTGCCTGTACTGTCAGCGGCCATATGCAAAAATTACAAGACATCTGAAACAGAAGCATCAGGATAAACCTGAAGTGGCAAAGGCACTTGCACACAGACAAGGTCCAGCCATGCGCAATCTTCTTTTGAGCAAAATTAGGAATCTTGGAAACTACAACCACAACTGTTCAGTCGTGAAATCTGGGAAAGGACAAATTGTACCTAAAAGGCAAGCAACCTGTCAATCAACAGCAACAGACTACCTGCCTTGCAAGTTTTGCTTTGCTATGTACGTCAGAACAGACCTCTGGAGACACCTAAAGCGTTGCAAACTACAAGTGAAAGAGGATGGGCCAAAGAACAGAAGACTCCAGACATCCTGCTCCCTGATGTTGCCCATGGATGCTTCAATTTCCAGTGGATTTAAAAAAGTCCTTGAACAGATGGCATACGACACAGTAACCCAAGTGGTGAAATCTGACACTTTGATTCTTTTACTGGGAGAGAGAATGTTTGCCGAAAACGGAGAAAATGTGAGACAATGGTCAGACATCAGAAACAAGATGAGGGAACTTGCAAGACTTCTTGTGGCAGCAAGAGAGATCGACAGAGACATTGTCTTTTTGAAGGACTTAATCAGCCCAGCAAAGTTTAACACAGTACTCGAGGCTGTCAAGAAGATGACTGGGTTTGATGACGTAACACACCAGTTTTCAGTTCCCTCAACTGCACTTAAAATGCGCTATTCCCTCGTGACTGTGACATCGATTTTACAAGGACAGGCTCTGCATCAACAGGATAATGACTTACAGACAAGAGCAGAGCAATTCCAAAAACTGATTGAGCTGGAATGGTTAAAAAATGTCTCATCCAATGCAACAAAAACCCTTGAGCAGAAAAAATGGAACAAACCCCAAACACTGCCTTTATCAAAAGACATTATGAGGCTCCAAGCTCACCTGAACAAGCAAGAAGAGCTCCACAAAAACAATCTGATTCACCATCCAACAAAAACTGCATGGGGTGAGCTAGCTCAGGTTACTCTGACACAGTTGATTCTATTTAATCGTCGTTGTGCAGGAGAAGTTTCAAGGATGGAGGTCAAAACAtacctgcagagaaacaaaggGAGTATGCAAGATGTAATTCCGGACAGCCTGTCACAGGTAGAGAGAGTCACCAGGGTAGAAATACGAGGGAACAGGGGCCGCAAGGTACCTGTGCTGTTCCCAAACAATGTTAAAACGTCAGTCGAACTCCTGATAAAAAATAGGGAAGCAGTTGGGATTTCCCCAAGCAATCCCTACATTTTTGCCCGCCTAAATTATGGATCTTGTGAAAACATTCGTGGAACTGACACAATGAGGCGATATGCAAAAGAATGTGGGGCCAGACATCCAGAAAATATTTCCTCAACGAAATTAAGAAAGCATGTTGCCACAGTTTCACAGAACCTTAATCTTGAAACACTGCAAACAGCTAAAGTGAGCAGACTTCTTGCCCTTCAAAGTGGACTGGGAGAATTTAAAGGAAAGTCCCGGGGAGACATCATTCCAAACATCAGCT ctgaagaggaggacagCGACACAGATGCAGAAGATGTCCTGCCTGTGCAGAAAGCAACCTCAAGTCGAAAAG GAAACCCAGCGCATGGAGGCTTTGAAGACAGGGCTGCTACTTCTAGAAAGTCAAGAGGAGAAGTTAAGAAATCACCATCAAGTCAAAGCA ggAAATCCAGAAGGCAATGGTCAAAGATGGAAAGAGAACTTGCTGAACACTACTTCAAGGGCTCCCTGAAGGAAATGAAGACCCCAGGAAAAGAGGAATGTCAGCGATTCCTAAAAGAACACCCGACTCTAAGAGATAATGGGAGAGACTGGAAGGCAGTGAAATACTTTGTGCACAATAAAATAACAGCTATCAAGCGAAAGTTGTGCCAACAGTATTAA